Genomic segment of Salvelinus alpinus chromosome 23, SLU_Salpinus.1, whole genome shotgun sequence:
aactatagttttggcaagttggttaggacatctacattgtgaataacaagtcatttttcaaacagttgtttacatacactaagttgactgcctttaaacagcttgcaaAATTCCAGGAACTTTGTCTTTGGCTTTTGATAGGCCTTGAAGTACAACTTCAATTAGCCTatgttcaaactcagtgcctctgcttgacatgggaaaatcagccaagacctcagaaataaaaattgtagaccatgtccaattcatccttgggagcaatttccaaatgcctgaaggtaccacgttcatcagtgcaagtataaacatcatgggaccgcTCAGGtaagagatgcgttctgtctcctagagatgaatgtactttgagaaaagtgcaaatcaatcccagaacagcagcaaagaccatgtgaagatgctggaggaaacaggtacaaaagtatccacagtaaaaatgaGTCCTATGCCGCTcgccaaggaagaagccactgctccaaaaaagccagactacggtttgcaactgcacatggggacaaagatcgtactttttggagaaatgtcctctgaaactcctattactctgacatttcacattcttaaaataaagtggtgatcctaattgacctaaggcgtattttaaatgtatttggctaaggtgtatgtagacttctgacttcaactgtacattatcAACCAATTAATTCATTTTACTGTAGCATACGTACTTTCTAATTGTTCCCTTTCACACACATTTAAATTACCAAGATCCCACATTAACAGTAATTCATCTGAGATACTGAGTCAATTTTCCTTCAAATATTTAGGGTAAAAGGGTTATCTTTCCATTGGTGTTGAAGCTGGCTAACCTTCAGGTTCTCTTCAGGAAAGACGATACATCAGCACACTGAGCAGGACAATCACAGCTGAAAGGGAAGGGTGGATTGACTGGATGTTATGGACCCGACAGAACATGGGAAGCACTAGAATAGACATGGCCACAGCAGATCTATGGTTGATTAAGGGCAACTTCTAGCTCAAGCCTGACTTGCTTACCTTGCGATGCGAGTGCGCTGCTGCCTGCTgttgttgggactgctgttgttGGGACTGACGTTGTTGGGACTGACGTTGTTGCAACGTTGCTGGTAGGGTCAGCCAGGTTCAACGGCTTATTGGTCAAGCGTATGTTGATGTCACCAATACCCATACCTGAATAAGTAGGGATGAAGCATAAGGCAGATGTTTAGAAGATAAAATTATTACAGTGAGAGAGGGTGTGTCTGTGCCTGGTTCCAATATCAGGTCAACACACTTACTGTTTGTGACATTTCCCACAGCGAGGAAGGTGGTGAAGGTGGTGACGTGACTGGTCCTGGTTGTTGCATTAACCGCTGGCACGCTAAATTTACACTGGATGACAGTCCCATTGACTGAGCCAGTGATGTTTTTCACAATCTGGGaacacaaaaaaaagtgttacatTTGCCTACAGTAAATAACCAACTTCAATAGTGTCAATTGATTTGATGATGAAAGCCTCTTCACCCTTTGTGTCAGAGAAATTGTGTTGTTGGGGTTGTTGCGCTGGGCAGAGCGGAAGAAGAAACTGCCATTTCTGTTCTGGGCACAGATAAAAACCATAGACGTTCCCTATtcatagaagagagggagagcatgGGTTACAGACAATCATCATTACCTCTACTACAACAGCAATTTAATGTCCAACGAAAGGTCCCTTAATGTCTTGTCTTTGGGAAGAAGTCCAAAAAGTGATAATTATGTGGTTCTGGGTTCATCTTGTTTTTCTggttgtgtgtgcgcatgtgttacCTCTGTCTCGTTGGCAGTCAGTCCTAGAGCAATGTATCCACTGGAGTCCCCAAGGAGCTCAACTAACAGGTCTACTCCATTAGGAGAAGAGGGGGCGGTGGTGACTATGGAAGCGAAGAGGCAGCTTGTTTTTCCTGTAAGATCACATTGTTCTGGGGTCTCTACACACAGCTTAATCAATCCACAGCCTGTCCGTGTGATATGCACCTGTCAAACCACACACAGCAAATCTAGTTCAagttatgcacacacacaagttAATTTCACAATCTAAATTTGTGGGCTATTGACTCATTGACATCATACCACTTTGGACTTCTAAAATCATCTGACTAACTTTGATTTGGGAGTGAACTATGACTTTAAGTTAGGAGCTGGGGCCGGATTCACAAAATTTTGTAaagaaatttcttcttaactgccattttttccttaactacagacttaagaagaaagttaagcaaagttgctattcctcaataaagttattggaaatgttcttCCTAAGTTTCTTCCTAAGAAAAAAGTTAAGATAATGGGATTCTTGAAAATAATGCTTTAGGATTTCTTATTTGAAATGTACTGAACTTTAGGACAGCTAAACCCTTGTCTTGAGACGACTAGATAATTTTGTAAACATGAACGTTTTCTTGCACCACAGATACCAACCGGGTATTTAAATACAGCAAGAAGACAAATTATACGTgcattatctagctagctagtaattAACAATATATTACAATATTCTATAAGTGTTAAATGGCTAGCGTTATCTCGTCAATTTGCAAAGAACTTGGCTAacttagctaacgttaacgtCGTTAGCTATGTTGTTGGCTATAATGTCGGGACGCTTTGGCTAGCGACGGTAGCTACCGAACTAACCGGTTGCGCAGTCCCTCTACCACCTTCTCCTCCAGCTGGTGCACATTAATGGTCTCTCAGCTCCCTTCTTAGCAGCCGACTTGATGTCGGACCACTTCTTTTTTACGGCGTCACTGTCCTTTGCCATACCCCCGACAGCATAGACAGACTCCCCGACTCTCGCCCATCCTCTCTTTTTTTTGGTCTTTTTTTTGTCTGCAGTGACCCCGCAGTTATCAAGTCTCCCCAACAGCAACCTTTTCCAGGCTGCTATTTCCTCCACCATCACTTCAAGCTCTTGTTTGCTGAAGTTTTTATTACGCTTTCCTTGGTTATCTATTTTTTATGTTGATGTACAGTAGCTAACGCTAGTCTTGCTATAATGTGTGAAAAATAAAGTTTTTTTGTATGCGTGTATTAAGGGTTCGCgagccaactaaaacattttttattctcGAGAcataaagcaacaaaaaaaaatgttataaaatgtaaACATCAACACTATTATAGTGGGCCAAATCCTATCATTCCTGTCACATAGGATTATTTATTAGTTTCAAGCACGTCACTAATGTCAATGCCACATAAGACGATATTTACGAAGTTCTTAAGAAAGATATTTACGAAGTTTCTAAGAAAACGACGAATTCCCAAGAACATTTTGAGGAATTGCATTTACGAACTATCTTATGAACTTCTTATTTTTGCAGCTTCTTAAGTTTTTTCGTAAGTAATGTTTTGTGAATCCGGCCCCTGGTCCATAAAGTTGTTGCTGGAAAGAGTAGATTGAGAACCTTACCTCCGTATTATTGGCAAACGAGAGATGTCCGTTTCCACTAACACCTGGTGCCAGGCAGCCCATCACCATAGAGACCACAAAGAGAAGTCCTCTGTTCATTCCTACATGGGAACATGGTAAATGGTGGAGAAAATAGAACAATTgtcagaaatatatatatatatttttcttttacaTAACTTTAAAAACACTAATTGTTATCATTTATCTTTTCTGATAGTAGAGAAATAAATTTCATATTTTAAGAAGCCATCAACCAAATATTTTAAATCTAAATGCAGAGTATTCTTAAATACAAATACAAGACTTACTTGGTCCTGTACTTAGTAAGCCTATCCTTTAGCCAATACTGTCTCAGCAGGATTAATACTTTCTAAATTCTGTAATATGTTTTTTACTCCTTATCTACATGTTCATGTGGAAGGAGGCAGGGCTTGGATTACCGGTAGAGGTGAGTTACCACACAATGGAATAATAATGTATGTACGTATGAATGCAGGAATTCAGTTCCTCATTTGCCCTGTCACATTGTGTATTTACAAGAAGGAAACTATTTAGACTAATAGTTTCCTTCTTGTAAATACACAATGTGACcagtggttctcaatcctggtcctatGGACCCAAAGGGGTGGACATTATGTATTTTTCCTTAGCACTACACAACTTATTCAAatcatcaactcatcatcaagctttggtgatttgaatcagctgtgtagtgctaaggcaaaggtcaaggtttgagaaccactggtctagaccaATTGTTGACAAAAGATCtggtctgattggtcaaaagaccaattattggcaaaagatttTGATgcaattggtcaaaagaccaattattgGCGTAAATGGTGTAAGCAGACATAGAGAACTAGTGGGCTAAATACTGATGTCAATTCAATTCTTCAACTGACCAACCCTATATTGATAGATACAGACATGCATCCTCTCCATTAGGCTTGGATGGTATAACAATGAGTTATTgtgaaatcacacacagaaggaAATAATCTGcgattaaaaaattaaaaaaacggTCTGATAATCAAGTCAAATAAAATGTTGTTTGTCACATGtgctaaatacaacaggtgttagacattacagtgaaatgcttacttacaagcccttaactaacaatgcagttttaagaaaaataagagttaagaaaatatttactacacaaactaaagtaaaaagaaagtaacacaaaataacaattacgaggctatatacagggggtaccgagtcaatgtgcggggcagtggaggctcctcagagtaggaaggggaggaccattctcctcagtgaaatttcataaaaatagtgaaacattaaagttattattttttaaatatattcatatgtcaccaaataattgattaaaatacactgttttgcaatgaagatctACAGTAATGTAAACAGCACTGTCTAGGGTAGCACCagggtgtagccagaggacagctagcttctgtcctcctctggctacattgacttcaatacaaaacctaggaggctcgtaggcctcccccttccatagacatacatggtaattatgaccacttccggaggacgtcctccgacCAATAAGAacttttgcagtatgaactgacatgttgtccatccaatcatagaatTAGGATCAGAAAACGAACCTAGTGAGTTGTATTGGGATTGTGCCACAGAGCATTGTGGGGGTTATATGTGTTGAGAAGTttggtgacattgttggatagagattaagagtgaaaagtgatagttgagcattttttaaatcaaattcaaatcaaatttgtttTTTCAATTTACAGGAGACGATTGAAGTATATTATaaattgttttcttggttttagaactttatttttgtgtcaaGTTAGTCCAACGTATTTAAATTTGCCTTGCTAACTtcagtagctaactagctaccattGTGAGCGTGCAGTTTTCTCTGCCAGAATGGCCAACGCTGCCGAAAATGTTGTGGACTTTTTGTTGAAGAACGCTTTTCATTTTCTAGAGTACACGGTGCGAGTTAAAATGGAGGGTCGACCTCTGCCTTAGATCAGTTTCATGAACAAGGATGAAAAGGTGAGGGCGTTCAATAAcaactggtatcaaaagtataggaGCCGTTCATCAAGCCGCCTGTATTGCTTGACTTGCCTGCTTTTTGGAAAGTCTAAGCTTTGTTCGAAAGGTGGGTACAGTGACCCGAAGAACATCGATCGTTCAGCAGGCAGCATATAAATGCCCACATCAGATTCAAGCTTCTGGGGAAAAGATGCATCGACCATGACGACGGTCTGCGTATTCAAACTGCGGTACACAACAAGAAGAGACAGGGATGTTCTCAAGCGGCTTATCAACACCACTGCGTTTTTGGACAttgtatttaacttttatttaactaggcaagtcagttaaaaacaaattcttatttacaacgacggacTACCAAAGGGCCTCCTGCGGgtacgggggcctgggatttaaaaaataaatacaatataaatataggacaaaacacacatcacaacaagagacgacactacataaagagatacctaagacaacaacataccaAGGCAGCAACGCAGCataacaaaacatggtacaatcactattgggcaaagt
This window contains:
- the LOC139550449 gene encoding putative ferric-chelate reductase 1 encodes the protein MNRGLLFVVSMVMGCLAPGVSGNGHLSFANNTEVHITRTGCGLIKLCVETPEQCDLTGKTSCLFASIVTTAPSSPNGVDLLVELLGDSSGYIALGLTANETEGTSMVFICAQNRNGSFFFRSAQRNNPNNTISLTQRIVKNITGSVNGTVIQCKFSVPAVNATTRTSHVTTFTTFLAVGNVTNSMGIGDINIRLTNKPLNLADPTSNVATTSVPTTSVPTTAVPTTAGSSALASQAVIVLLSVLMYRLS